AATAATGCATCATAGAAACTCTTCCTCCTTCCAATGTTTTTTAATCCATTTTCTTGCCCGATACAGTTTCATTTCGACTGTTTTCACTTCGATATTTTCCTGAAAAGCAATTTCTTGATAACTTTTTTCCTCTAAATAATGTGCGAGAACGACGTCACGGTAATTTTCGGGTAGTTCTCTTAGCTTTTGAGCAATGAGTAATTTTTGCTCTTTCGTCAATAATAAAGCCTCAATATTATGAGAGGATTTTATATTTTCTTCAGTTTCTTTACATAAGGAGAGTTCTTCGTTTTCTCTAGCTTTTTTCCTCTTATAATCAATAGCGTGATTGGTAGCAATACGTGCCATCCACGTTTTTAATCCGCGAAATTGATAATTAGGGAGAGAGGTGTGAATTTTTACGAATACTTCTTGTGTAACATCTTTAGCATCTTCTTCATGTCTTAAAATAGAAAAGATAACTTGGAAAATATAATGACGATATGTTTGTACAAGGATACGAAAAGCATGTTCACTTCCTTGTTGTGCTTTTTCAATTAATTGTTTTTCCTCAATCGCTTTCTCCCTCCTTTTTGACGCATTCTATTATATAGACGTAAGAAACGATAAGTCACCCTACACATGTTGTAAAAAAAGAATAATATATTTTTTGCAGGAGGGCTATATGAAAAAGGTGTGAAAAAATGGTAAAGAGAAGTATATAATGAGCAAGAAGGAAATGTTACACAGAGAAAGGATGTGAATGTTAGTAGGGGAAGGGCCATACTAACAAACATGAAAATTAAAATATTAATAGCCGATGATAATTCTTTTATTAGAGAAGGCATGAAAATTATTTTAAATACATACGAAGAATTCGAAGTGTTAGATACTGTAAATGATGGAAAAGAGGCTGTAGCGTATTGTAAAAAGCATGAAGTTGATATTGCCCTTTTAGATGTTCGTATGCCAAACATGAACGGGGTAGAGGCGACGAAGTTAATTTGTGAAGAGACGAAAACGAAACCGCTTATTTTAACGACATTTGATGATGATGAATATATTTTGGACGCAGTAAAAAACGGAGCGAAAGGTTATTTATTAAAAAATAATGATCCGGAGCGTATTCGTGATGCAATAAAAGGCGTATATAACGGCCAAACTGTCATGCAAGATGTAGTGCTTGATAAAATTAAGTCTAATTTAATGGAAAGTAAAGAGGAAGAATCTAAAATTGATAAGAGTCTTTTTACAGAAAGAGAGCTTAGTATTATCGCATTAATTGCGAAAGGTTTCTCAAATAAAGAAATTTCGAAGCAACTTTTCATATCTGAAGGAACGATTGCAAATTATATTACATCAGTTTTAGGGAAAACTGGACTAGAACATCGCACGCAAATTGCGATTTATTACTTAACAGGGAAAGTAGATTAATGTTATGGAATTTTGGTTAACTGTAAGTAAATTAATTGTATTTATATATATTGTGTTTAGTTACATTCACTCAAATGTTGCAAACTTACCATGGTTTATATTTACGCTACTTATATATCTTTCTGTAAACGTAATGATCTCTATATTAAAAAACGATACGTATAAAAGGGTTTTAATTTGCGTGTCAATTGGCGTAATTATGTTATTTACATGGAAGGTTCATCCGTTTTTTATTTTGTTTTTACCGTTGAACTTATACGAAATTACATCAAATTATATCGAGAGGAAATGGCAGCTCTTTTTCATTATGATGCTTCCTATTATTTTTACAAATGAAAGTATTCAAATGACATATGGATTAATTGTTGCATTTTCTTTTCTCATTTTAACTATGGCAGATCGCTACATCGCTCGTGTATTAAAGCTTGAATCACAAAATGATAAGATGCGAAAAGATATGCAGCGACTGACGAAAAGCTTACATGAAAATAAAGAGTACATAAGGCAATCGGAGTACACATTTAAGTTAGAAGAGAGAAATCGGTTATCACAAGAAATTCATGATAAAATTGGTCACTCGATGACGGGTGCACTTATTCAAATGGAAGCAGCGAAGAGACTGATGGAAATAGATAAAGTAAAATCTGCGGAGTTATTACAAAATGCAATTCATATTTCGAAAGATGGAATTGAAAGCATTCGGATTACATTAAAAAATATGAAGCCACCAACAGAGCAAATTGGCATTCACCGCATGAAATTATTCATAGAGGAATTTGCCGGTAAGCATGATGTGAACATTCCTTTCGTATATAAAGGTAACTTAGATATGATCTCTCCAATTCAGTGGAAGATTATCGGTGAAAATGTTACGGAGGCACTAACAAATACGATGAAATACGCTGATGCGACAGTCATTTCAATAGATATTCATGTACTTAATAAGATGATCAAAGTACAAGTGAAGGATAATGGAAAAGGTGCAGCTCTTGTTAAAAAAGGCCTCGGCATTATGGGGATGGAGGAGAGAACAGCGTCTGTAAACGGGAAAATTATTGTAAATGGTACAAGTGGTTTTTCAGTAACAATGTTGTTGCCGATATAGTAAGGCATGATGAGGATGAATCATCTCATATGAAAAAAGTGAATATTCTCATGTGAAAAGAATGAACTTCTGCACTGAGCAGGTTCATTCTTTTTGTTTATAATAAAGTGAAACTTCAATCAGTGGGGGTTTTGTTTTTCCACGCTGATTGTTAGTTGAACCAATCGGGCATTTACGGGCAGCCCGACTCCCGCCTAACTTCTTTGCACCAGCTGAATTTTGAGGTGGGAGTCTTACTGACCGCAAATAGCGGGATAACAGCAGAGAAACCGAAATAGGGGTGAAATGATGAATACATTGGAAATTAAAAATTTAACGAAAAAATTTGGTGACTTCATCGCGGTAGATAATATGTCTTTATCTATTAAAGAAGGAGAAATATTTGGCTTTTTAGGGTCAAATGGTGCTGGTAAGAGTACAACGATAAATATGATTGCTGGGTTATTAAGAAGTAATGAAGGCGAAATCAGCATATTAGGAAAAAATATAAAGAAACATAATCGATTTGCGAAGATGAACATCGGTATTGTTCCGCAAGATATTGCGATTTATGAAGAGTTAACTGCCTATGAAAATGTGAAATTCTTTGCCGGATTGTACGGATTAAGAGGTGCTGAACTAAAAGCGAGAGTAGAGGAAGCACTTCAATTTGTGGGGCTTAGTGATAAACATAAAAGTTACCCGAAAAACTTTTCTGGCGGTATGAAAAGAAGGCTGAATATCGCTTGTGCAATTGCACATAGACCGAAGTTAATTATTATGGATGAACCGACAGTTGGAATTGATCCGCAGTCAAGGAACTACATTCTTCAGTCTGTCCGAAAATTAAATGAAATGGGAAGTACGATTATTTATACAAGTCACTACATGGAAGAAGTAGAAGAGATTTGTACGAAAATAGCAATTGTAGATCACGGTAAAGTAATTGCAGAAGGAACGAAAGAACAGTTAAAAGCGATTATTACTGACACGAAAGATATTTGGATCGAAGTGAAGTCCGTAGAAAATTTAGACGTAGAAAAATTAAAAGAGATAAGCGGTGTGAAAGCTGTTCAAATTGAAGAGAACGTAATTAAAGTAAACTCTGATGCAGGATTAAACAATTTAAATAAAATTATTCAACACTTTATTAATCACGACATTGAAATTCGCTCGTTAGAAGAGCAGGCTCCGAATTTAGAAACTGTATTCCTTACGTTGACTGGAAGAAACTTACGAGATAAATAAAAGGTAAATGAAGAAAAGGTAAAGGGAGGTTCATCAATTGAACATCTTTAATATTGCAGTGATGCACATTAAAAGAGATTTCAGGGACGTAAGAACTTTAGTTTTTATGTTAGCATTTCCGATTGTGCTTATGCTTGTATTAGGAACAGCGTTAAGTAACGCATTTAATAGCGATAGTCATTCGATTAAAGATATACAAGTGCTATACAAAGATGAAGCGGGAAGCACGTTTTCTCAATCATTTGAAGCATTTACGAAAGAGGTCGATAAATCGGGTATCCATTTTAAAAAAGCTTCCGAAGGTATAGATGGGAAAGAAGAAGTGAAGCAAAATAAATATGCTGCATATGTAGAATTGAATAAAGATGGTGCGAAATTTTATGGAAGCGACAGAAGTAGTATTGAAGGAAGTATTGTTGAAGGAATGCTTACGACATTTGTTGATAAGTACAATGTAGCGGCAGAAGTTGCAAAAGTAGATCCAAGTAAGGTTAGCACAGTTATTTTAAATGGAAATCATAATGATTATATTAAAGAAACATCTTTACAAGCTGCTAAAAAACCAGGTTCTATGGATTACTATGCGGTTGTAATGACAACGATGATAGCACTGTATGCTGCAATGGGGGCGAGTTTTTTAATTCGAGGAGAACGAATACGTAAAACAGGAGATCGTCTCATTGCGGCACCTATAAGTAAAGCTGAAATTTTCATTGGGAAAGTGCTCGGAAGTCTTGTAGCGAATGCACTTTGTCTATTACTAGTCGTTTTATTTAGTAAATTTGTTTTTCAAGCAAATTGGGGCGACCATCTTGGAATCATATTTATTATTTTACTAACAGAAGTCTTTCTAGCAATTAGCTTCGGTTTAGGAATCGGATATATTACAAAAACAGGTGAGGCATCTAGAGCAATTATTATGGTTGTTGTGCAATTAGCTTCTATTTTTGGCGGTGCTTATTTCGTGGTGGAAGAAAATGTCGTTACGAATTTATCGCCATTAACGTGGGCCAATACAGCCATTATGAAAATTATTTATGCAAATGACATAGGAGCAGCACTGCCGGTTATTTCTTTAAATCTTGGAATTTCAGCAATCTTTTTATTAATTGCGATTATCGCATTACGTAGACGGGAGGGGCTGTAATATGAAAGATATTTTATGGCTCATACGAAAAACATTAGCTGCGCTTTTAAAAAATAAAAAAGGATTATTACTTATTGTAAGTTTGCCGATAATAGGAACACTCATTTCTTTTTCAATATATGGGAATGTAGGGCAAGGAACGTTAAATATTGGGGTTATAAATAAAGAAAATCAGCCTATCGCAAATGATACAGTGAAATTTTTAGAAGGACTCAATCATGTAAATGTTAGTAAAATTAAGGAATCTGAAGTAGAAGATAAACTCACTTCAAAAAAACTTGATGGTGTTGTTACATTACAGTCTGGTTTTTCCGAAAGTGTTCGAGCAGGGAAACCGAGTCATATTGAAGTTTCATCGATTAAAGGTGATCAAGTAACAGTATTTATAAAATCATATTTATATAACTATGTTGATAATATCACTGCGATTAGTAAAGTGGCAGGGGCGGATCAAAGTACGTTTGATAGTATGTACGCTGGTTATCAAAAAGGTTCATTTAAAGTAAAAGCAGAGACACTTGAAGATACTTCGAAAAATAAGGATATGACAAATCAAACGATTGGTTATCTTATCATGTTTATGCTATTTTCGGCAGCGAATTTATCTGGAATTATTTTAAAAGAAAAAGAGAACAGAACGTATTTTAGATTATTATCGACACCGATAGATGGAAAGAAATTTATATTATCTAATGTCGCGGTGAATATGATTATACTAACAGTGCAAATTGTAATTGCCGTATTATTTATGAAGTATGTTTTTCATACAAATATAAATATGCCTTTCACAGTGATGATTGGTGTACTCATGATATTTGCTTTAATCGCAATTGGTTTGTCTTTAGTAATTGTGTCTTTTGCGAAAAATTCAACTGCTTCAAATGCGATGCAAAATGTCGTCATTGTACCGACATGTTTATTAGCGGGATGCTATTTCCCATATGATATCATGCCGAAAACGGTACAAAAAATAGCTAATTTTTTACCGCAACGCTGGCTAATGGACACGATTACGAAATTACAGCAAGGAATTCCGTTTGCAGATTTGTATTTAAATATTTTAATCTTATTCGCCTTTGCGATAGCATTCT
This Bacillus mycoides DNA region includes the following protein-coding sequences:
- a CDS encoding RNA polymerase sigma factor; the protein is MEEKQLIEKAQQGSEHAFRILVQTYRHYIFQVIFSILRHEEDAKDVTQEVFVKIHTSLPNYQFRGLKTWMARIATNHAIDYKRKKARENEELSLCKETEENIKSSHNIEALLLTKEQKLLIAQKLRELPENYRDVVLAHYLEEKSYQEIAFQENIEVKTVEMKLYRARKWIKKHWKEEEFL
- a CDS encoding response regulator transcription factor, which translates into the protein MKIKILIADDNSFIREGMKIILNTYEEFEVLDTVNDGKEAVAYCKKHEVDIALLDVRMPNMNGVEATKLICEETKTKPLILTTFDDDEYILDAVKNGAKGYLLKNNDPERIRDAIKGVYNGQTVMQDVVLDKIKSNLMESKEEESKIDKSLFTERELSIIALIAKGFSNKEISKQLFISEGTIANYITSVLGKTGLEHRTQIAIYYLTGKVD
- a CDS encoding sensor histidine kinase: MEFWLTVSKLIVFIYIVFSYIHSNVANLPWFIFTLLIYLSVNVMISILKNDTYKRVLICVSIGVIMLFTWKVHPFFILFLPLNLYEITSNYIERKWQLFFIMMLPIIFTNESIQMTYGLIVAFSFLILTMADRYIARVLKLESQNDKMRKDMQRLTKSLHENKEYIRQSEYTFKLEERNRLSQEIHDKIGHSMTGALIQMEAAKRLMEIDKVKSAELLQNAIHISKDGIESIRITLKNMKPPTEQIGIHRMKLFIEEFAGKHDVNIPFVYKGNLDMISPIQWKIIGENVTEALTNTMKYADATVISIDIHVLNKMIKVQVKDNGKGAALVKKGLGIMGMEERTASVNGKIIVNGTSGFSVTMLLPI
- a CDS encoding ABC transporter ATP-binding protein, which gives rise to MNTLEIKNLTKKFGDFIAVDNMSLSIKEGEIFGFLGSNGAGKSTTINMIAGLLRSNEGEISILGKNIKKHNRFAKMNIGIVPQDIAIYEELTAYENVKFFAGLYGLRGAELKARVEEALQFVGLSDKHKSYPKNFSGGMKRRLNIACAIAHRPKLIIMDEPTVGIDPQSRNYILQSVRKLNEMGSTIIYTSHYMEEVEEICTKIAIVDHGKVIAEGTKEQLKAIITDTKDIWIEVKSVENLDVEKLKEISGVKAVQIEENVIKVNSDAGLNNLNKIIQHFINHDIEIRSLEEQAPNLETVFLTLTGRNLRDK
- a CDS encoding ABC transporter permease; translation: MNIFNIAVMHIKRDFRDVRTLVFMLAFPIVLMLVLGTALSNAFNSDSHSIKDIQVLYKDEAGSTFSQSFEAFTKEVDKSGIHFKKASEGIDGKEEVKQNKYAAYVELNKDGAKFYGSDRSSIEGSIVEGMLTTFVDKYNVAAEVAKVDPSKVSTVILNGNHNDYIKETSLQAAKKPGSMDYYAVVMTTMIALYAAMGASFLIRGERIRKTGDRLIAAPISKAEIFIGKVLGSLVANALCLLLVVLFSKFVFQANWGDHLGIIFIILLTEVFLAISFGLGIGYITKTGEASRAIIMVVVQLASIFGGAYFVVEENVVTNLSPLTWANTAIMKIIYANDIGAALPVISLNLGISAIFLLIAIIALRRREGL
- a CDS encoding ABC transporter permease, with the translated sequence MKDILWLIRKTLAALLKNKKGLLLIVSLPIIGTLISFSIYGNVGQGTLNIGVINKENQPIANDTVKFLEGLNHVNVSKIKESEVEDKLTSKKLDGVVTLQSGFSESVRAGKPSHIEVSSIKGDQVTVFIKSYLYNYVDNITAISKVAGADQSTFDSMYAGYQKGSFKVKAETLEDTSKNKDMTNQTIGYLIMFMLFSAANLSGIILKEKENRTYFRLLSTPIDGKKFILSNVAVNMIILTVQIVIAVLFMKYVFHTNINMPFTVMIGVLMIFALIAIGLSLVIVSFAKNSTASNAMQNVVIVPTCLLAGCYFPYDIMPKTVQKIANFLPQRWLMDTITKLQQGIPFADLYLNILILFAFAIAFFLIAIYKFGRNNDARNFV